The Acidobacteriota bacterium DNA segment TCGTCGAAGGCACGTTCGAGCCGTTCCGCGAGCGGCTCACGCGCCTGCTCGATCCCGCGCAGGCGATCACGCTCGACGAGCTCGACGCGCGGGGGCTCGGTGACATCGCCGGGCGCTTCGTGCGACACGACGGCGCCGACTTCCTCGTGGCCTCGTATGCAACTGCGGTGACGTCAGACGCCGTCGAACACCTGCGCGCGCAGGTCGCGGCGCAACCCGGCATGGTCCTCACGGGCTTGCCGCTCGTGAACGCCGCGCTCGCCGCGCGTCTTCCGCGCGAACTCGGTGCCGGCCTCGGCGTGGGGGCCTGCGTCGTGATCCTGCTGATCTGGCTCGAGTTCCGCGCGCTGCGACCCACGCTGCTGTCGCTGCTGCCCACGGCGTGCGGCATCATCTGGGGATTGGGGCTGCTTGGCTGGGCCGGCGTGGTGCTCGATCTGTTCAGCGTCTTCGCCGTGCTGATGTTCCTCGGCATCGGCGTGGACTACGGCATCCACCTGCTGCATCCGACGCTCGGCGCCGAAGGAGTCGGCATCTCGGAGGCGCTGTCGCTCGTGGGTCCCGCGCTGCTGCTGGCCGGGGCGACCACCGTGGCTGGATTCGGCACGCTGATGTGGTCATCGTATGGGCCGCTGCAGTCCCTGGGTTTCGTTTCGGTCGCCACCATCTCGTCGGCCATGATTGCGTCGATGCTCGTCCTGCCGGCGTGGATCCTCGGCCGTGAGGCCTCGCGATGAAGGTGTGCGCGCTCGTCCCCGCGTTCAACGAAGCGCGCGCGGTGGGTGATGTCGTGCGTGGAGCCATCGCGCACGTCGATCGCGTGCTGGTGGTCGACGATGGCTCGACGGACGGGACAGGTGACGTCGCTGCCGCCGCGGGCGCCGAGGTGATGCGGCTCGACGCCAACAGCGGCAAGGGAACCGCCATCCGCGCCGGGTTGTCGCGCATCCTGCAGGGCGACGTGACGCACGTGCTGTTCATGGACGGCGACATGCAGCATCGCCCCCAGGAGATCCCCGCGCTGCTGGCGGAGGCGGAACGATCCGGCGCGGCGATGGTCATCGGCGAGCGCGTCTTCGTGCGCGAGGAGATGCCGGCGTCGCGCTACTGGGCGAACGTGATCGGGAGCTGGGCACTGGCCACGTTGATGGGCGTCGACCTCGCAGACACGCAATCGGGCTTCCGCGTGATGCGGACCGACGTGCTGCGACAGATCCCGATCGAAGCGACGGGTTACGAGTTCGAGACGGAGATGATCGTGAAGCTCGCGCGGCGCGGCGCGCGCATCGCACGCGTCCCGATCCGCGCCGTGTACGCGGGACAGTCGAGCAAGATCAGGCCGGTGCGCGACACGACGCGCAACATCGTGCTGGCGCTGGTGTACAGGTTCCTGCGCCCCAGCGGAAAGGACAGGCGATGAACACGCAGGCCCCGGTGCGATGGGTCTCCCACCGTCTCAACGGCACCTTCATCGTCGGCGGCAGCTACCTGGGATCGCGGTATGCGCCGTTGCCGATCTCGTGGCCCGTGGCGCACGCCGGGGCCTGGCTGGTGAGCCGGTTGATGCCGAGCGTGCGCGACGCCATCGTCGACAACCTCCGCGCGGTGTTCCCGCATGAAACGGAGAGGCAGTTGCGGCGGCGCGCGTATCGCACCTGTCACACGTACACCGACGACTGGATGGACTTCATGCGCGCGCTGTCGTGGTCGCGCGAGACGGTGCTCGAACGCTTCTCGTACGAACGATCGGACCGCCTCCGCGACGCGCTGTCGGCCGGACGCGGCGCCATCCTCGTGACGGGACACTTCGGCAACTGGGAAGCGGGCGCCGTGCTGATGAAGGCGCTTGGCGTCCCGTTGTCCGTCGTGGCGATGCCGGAGCCCGATCCCACCGTCAACGCGATCAGGCACCGCGTGCGCGAGGAACTCGAGGCCGACACGATCGAAGTGCGGCAGTCGCTCGACACGCCCCTCCAGATCCGCCGGCGATTGTCGGAAGGGCGCGCTGTGGCGATGTTGATGGACCGTCACGTCGGACGCGATCGCGTGCCTGTGACGATGTTCGGACGGCGCGCCCATTTCCTTGGTGCGCCTGCGCTGCTTGCGTATCTGACCGGCGCGCCGCTCGTCCCCATCTTCCTGGTTCGCGAAGGACGCGGCCGCTTCCGCGCACGCCCGCAGGATCCGATCCTGCTGGATCGCACCGCCGATCGCGACGAGCAGGTGCACCGCGCCGCGCAGCGCATGGCCACGCTGCTCGAACGCGAGATCGCCGCACGCCCCGATTGCTGGTACCAGTTCTACAGGTACTGGGACACGCAGGGCGATGTGCCCGCAGACGACGCACAGGCTGCATCGTCGATCGAAGCCACGCCCACCGCCATGCGAGACGTTCCGTAAGTGGACCCTGTCTCACACCTGTTGTTCGCGCGCATGGTCGCCGCGCTGCGCCCCGCGCGCGACCTGCCGCGCGGCGTGGTGGCCGCGACGGTGCTCGGCGGGATTGCACCGGACGTCGACGCCGCAATCATGGCTGTCGGCTGGGACGTCTACCTGCGGTGGCACGACGCCGGTACGCACGCGCTCGCCGGCACGCCGTTGGTGGCGCTGGCAACTGGCGCGTTCGTGCGGACGTGGGCCCCCTCGACGTCCCTCGTCGGCCTCACCTTCGCCGCATGGCTCGGCGTGCTGAGCCACGTGTTCTTCGACCTCTATTCAGGCGCCGGCATCCGGCTGCTCTGGCCTGTCTCGGATCGACTGATCTCGGCCCCGATCGCAGCGATGGCCGATCCCGGTGCGCTCGTCGTGCTGCTGGTCGGCGCGTTCGCCCTGTGGGTGTGGCCGCGCGTCCCACGCACGGCGGCGGCGCTGGTGATGGCGTTGCTCGCCGTCGTGAGCGCGGCACGGCTCACCACGCGGGCGTGGGCGACCAGCGCGTACGAGCAGGCAGCGAGCGCAGTGGGGGCGGCTACAGACGCCGTGGCCATCGAAGCCGAGTGGGGATCGGTGGCCGGCTGGGCGTTCTTCGACCGCACCACCGATGGACGCATCAGGGCATGGTCGATCGACGGCTGGACCGGAGAAGCACGCCTGCGTTTCGACATCCCACCCGAGCGGCACACGCCGTTCGCGCAGGCCTCGCTCGCTGATTTCGCCACGGCCCACAACTTCGTGCCGACGCATCAGTTCGCGTTCGCGGCCGAGCGGCACAACGAGGATGGGAGCCGCGTGGTCTTCTGGTCCGATGCGCGCTTCTGTTGGGACCCTTCGGAGCGATACGACGCCCAGGAGGACGTGCCGCATCAGGACGTCAGGCCAGCGACAGGCCCCGTCCGCTGCGCGCTCTGGTTCGGTGGCTCGTACGACGCCGATCAGCGTCCCGTCGAAGCGCTCGTGTGGTTGGGCGGGCATCTGCAACGGCGATCGCCACGCCGCTGGATGATGGAGTAGTTACGGGCTCGAGACTCAGGAGCGCGGCGACGCGGTGATCAGGACATTGGCGAACGGCGTGCCTTCGGCCATGGGCTGCACGTGCGGGGTGAAGCCTTCCTCTTCGAGGAGCGCGCGCCATTCGCGCTGCGAGCGGAAGGCGAAGCGCTGGCGCCAGTTGCCTGTCACGAGCGCCTTGAGGGCGTTGCCCAGCCTGACCATCGCGAACCGCCAGCCGGCGTCGGTGTCTGCCTCGCGCACCAGGAGGCGGCCCGTCGGCGCGAGCGTCGCACGCACCGCCCGCAGCAGCGTCCGCTGGTCATCGTCCGGCATCATGTGCAGCACGTCGAACAACAGCACGACGTCGGCGTTCGGCAGGCCGTGATCGCGCGCGTCTGCGCTGGTGATCTCCGCTTCGTGCTCGAGCGCGCGCGCGGCAATCTGCGAAACCCGCCGCCGCGACTCGACGCCGACGAGACGTGAGAACGCGGGAGGCGCCGGCCGCGTCGTATCCCACTCGCCCTGCGCGGCGGTGGCCTGCGCTTCGGCCACCAGTGCCAGCGTGAGTCCTTGTCCGCATCCGATGTCGAGCAGCGTTCCTGTCGCTCCCGAGAATGTCGAGCCGAGAGCCGCGGCGTAGACCGGATCGCCCGAGAGCTTGCCGCGCGCGAATTCCCAGGCGGTGATGCCCGAGTCGAGATACCTGTCGCTGGCCCGCCGGACGAGGACCTGGAGGAAGGGGTCGGAGGCCGGGCGGCGGAGGAGGTATGTCACGAACGCGCCGATGGCGCCCACGATCACTCCAACGACCAGGCTGCCGACCAGGAGGTCTGCGCCGAAGCTCCACACGCGGTCGCGCCCGAGCATGTCCCACGAGAGCGTGAGGGCGCTGCCACGACGGATGACCGCCCCGGCCTGCACTTCCGCATAGAGCAGCGCCGGGATGATCAGGGGGTTGATGACGTTGGCAGCCAGGTACATCTTGAGCCGGTTCAGCCTGAACATCAGGCCGAGCAGCCAGCACAGCGCCAGGTGGATCCCCCAGAACGGGGTGCAGCCGATCGTCAGGCCCAGGCCGACCGCCAGCGACTCCCTGATGCGGGTGTCTCCCTCGGTGCGCAGCGTGTGGAGCGCGCGTTGCAATCGCGACGCACGCGACAGCGCCCGGGAGCTGCCCGCCAACGGAGCCGTGGTCATCTTCAGGTATTATGACGACTCGTCCCGCGTGTCTGCTTGCGGGGTCGCCGTGCAGTGATGCCCAGATTCACGGCCACGACGCCGGTCTCGCTCGCTCCCCTCGCCCCGCACCCGCCCGTCTGGGTAGAGGATCTGCTTGGCCCCGAGCCCATCCGCTCGCACGCGGACACGGCGTCCGGGTCGGTCGAGGTACGCACGGGCCCCGAGTTCACGCACGTCGCCATCTCGATCCCGCGCGCGCATGCGCTGCCGCCCGACGATCTCCACACGTACGTGAAGGACGCCTACCTGTCGGTGGCCGCCACACTCAACGCGCAGCAGCGCCATCCGGTGCGGTTCTGGAACTTCGTCCCGCGTATCCACACGCCCTGCGGGCCAGACCTCGACCGGTACATGGTGTTCAACGGCGGGCGCTTCGCCGCGTTCGAGCACTGGCACGGGTCGCCCAACGCGTTCGATCACACGCTGGCATCTGCATCGGGTGTCGGCGTCCTCGGCGACGACCTCGCCATCCACTGCCTGGCCACCATCGACGCGGGTCAACCCGTGGAGAACCCGCGCCAGGTGCCCGCCTATCGGTACTCGCAGCGCTACGGCCCGCGTCCGCCATGTTTCGCCAGAGCGACGATGCTGGCGCGGCCCGTGCGTGGGATGTGGTGGCTGCTGGTCGCGGGGACAGCCAGTATTCGCGGCGAGTCGACGGTGCACATCGGCGACGTCCACGCGCAGACGCTGGAGACCCTCGAGAATCTCGACGCGCTGCTCGCGGCGGCCGAGACCCGGCGCGGCCAGGAAGGCGCGAAGGCGTACTTCACCAGCCTGCGCGTCTACATCGTGCGGCCCGACGATCACGCCGTCGTGCGCGGCCTCATCGAATCCCGCTTCGGCGACGTGGCCGACATCGAGTTCGCACAGGCCGAAGTCTGCCGCGCCGATCTCCTCGTGGAGATCGAGGGCATCGCCGCGCTCTGACCTTCTCGTAAGGCCGGGCTCGGAGGGCCGGCCCTACCGTCTGACGTCGGCCAACGTCAGACTCCCTCTCGCCACCAGTACGCCGTCGGCTGTCACGGTCCCCTCGATCTTGTAGAGGCCGCCCATGCGTCCCGCCACGCGGGCCGAGGCTTCCAGCGTCACGTCCGCGCCGCATCCTGCCGGGAACCTGAATCCGTCGACCGCCGCCACGCGCAGCGCACAAGGCACGGCAGGCTCACCCGGGTGCGGCGCGCCAGCCGCGAGCCCGCCCGTCTGCGCCAGCAGTTCGATCAGCACGATCGCCGGCACGACGGGGTTGCCGGGGAAATGCCCCTGGAAGAAGAAGTCGTCGGGCTGCGTCCGCCGGCGGCACACCGCCTCCCGTCCCGGGTCGATCGACACGACCTCGTCGACCAGTCGCATCGGCAGCGCGTGGGGCAACAACGAGAGAGGATCCACGGGCTTATCATCGCTCAGCGCATGTCGTCCCTCTCGCCACTCGCCGATGCCTTCGCTGCCGTACTGCGCGACAGGTCCGGCGACACGCTCCTCCTGGCACCAAGCGAATCGCGCACGCTGACGGCGGCGCACATCGATGAACACGCACGCCGAGTGGCGTCGGCGCTGGCCGCGCAGCACCTGACGCGAGGCCACCTCGTGATCGCCTGCATCGGCAACACGTGGGCGATGCCGTCCGTCCTGCTCGCGTGCCTGCGCGAAGGCCTGCCGTTGATGCCGGTGGACAAGAGCACGCCACCGGCGCAACTGCGCGCATTGGCGTCTCGCTGGGACGCCGCGGCGGTACTCGTACCTGATGCGGTCGATCTGCGAGCGCCCGACGATGGTGCGGACGGCGTGACGCTGCGTCGCGACGTGCCCGTCGCCGAGGGTGTCGCCGCGTGGCGCCCTCACGTGATGCCGACTCCCGGCCGCCACGCGCCGGCAGCCGTACTCAAACTCACATCCGGCAGCACAGGCGAACCGCGCGTCACGTGCTCGGAAGAGCGTCATCTCATCGCCGATGTGCAACAGATCGCCGACGCGATGGACATCGGTCCGCGCACGCGACAGCTCGGCGTGATTCCCCTGTCGCATTCCTACGGCTTCAGCAATCTCCTGCTGCCGCTGCTCTGGCAGGGATCACCACTCCTGCTCCGCCAGCAGTTCGTGCCCACGCAGGTCGGCCCCGACATCATCGATGGCGCACTCGCGACGTTGGCCGGCGTGCCGTTCATGTTCGAGCACCTCGCCCGTCACCAGGCGCTGCCCCCGCTCCCGTCGCTGCGACTCGTATTGTCGGCAGGCGCGCGCCTGCCGTTCGAGACAGTCACCGCCTTCCACACGGTCACCGGCCTGAAGGTGCGGTCGTTCTACGGGTCGAGCGAAACGGGCGGTATCTGCTTCGACGCGAACGACGCACTCGATCCGCGCGTGCCCGTCGGACAGGCGATGGGCGACACGCACGTCGAGCTCGTTGCCGATCCCGACGCGCCTGAGGGCTCGGGTCGCGTCCGTGTGTCGGGCCCCGCCGTGATCGATCGCTACGCGGGCGACACGGACGATCGCGTCGACGGCGCGTACCTCACGGGCGACTACGCACGCATGGACGCCGACGGCACGGTGGTCCTCACCGGTCGCCTGCCGTCGTTCGTCAACGTGGCCGGCCGCAAGGTGCAGCCACAAGAAGTGGAAGCCGCAATCCGCGCGCTGCCAGGCGTGCGCGACGCCGTTGCTGTCGGCATCGACGACAGCGTCCGCGGCCAGGCCCTCGCCGCCTGTGTCGAATCAGACCATCCATGGGACGCCCGCACCCTGCGCGAAGCCCTCGCCCCTCATCTCGCGCCGCACAAACTCCCCCGCGTCGTGATCGCCGTGCAACAGTTGCCTCTGACGGACCGAGGCAAGATAGATAGAGCGGCGGTGATCGGCGCACTGTCGAAGACGAATGCGTAAGGCAACAGTATCAGATGGAAATCCGCCGCGCCGTGCCCGATGATGCCGCGTTGCTCTCGCAACTGGCGGCGCGCACGTTCACCGAGACGTTTGGCCACCTCTATCCGCCGGACGACCTGCGGGCGTTCCTCGACGAGGCCTACGCGATAAAGGCACAGCGCGGCATCCTTGCCGATCCTGACTACGCCGTGTGGCTGCTGGAGCACGACGGCGAGGCGGTGGGCCATGCCGCTGCCGGCCCGTGCGGCCTGCCGCATCGGGAGGTCGCGAGCGGCGATGGGGAGCTCAAGCGCCTGTATGTGGTTCGCGGGCTCCAGGGCACCGGACACGGCACCCGCCTGATGCAGACGGCGATGGACTGGCTGCTGCGCGACGGCCCGCGCACGCTGTGGCTCGGCGTGTGGTCCGAGAACGTCGGCGCGCAGCGCTTCTACGCGCGCTACGGCTTCAGCAAGGCCGGCGAGTACCTGTTCCCCGTCGGCCGCACGCGGGATCGGGAGTTCATCCTGCGGCGGGAACCTCAGTAGTCCCTTACTTCCTCGCCGCCGGCGTGAGCGTCGTCTCGTGGCGCTCGCCGCCACGCATGTAGACGAGTTTCACGGGCACGCCGACCTTCAGCACATCGAGCGCATACGTATAGTCGTAGATGTTGGCGATCGTCTGCTCGCCGATCTGGACGAGGAGGTCGCCCTTCTGCAGGCCGGCCTGTTCGGCGGGACCACCACCGACGACGCCGCCGAGCAGCAATCCCTTGGCGTCAGTGGCGTAGTCGGGAATGGTGCCCGTGAAGATGCGCACGCCGGAGCGGCCGCCGGCCTGCTGCGTCTGCTCCACCTTGGCGAATGCGAGCGTCTCGTGCTGCTGTCCCACGCGCGACGCCAGCGTCACGGCGAAGTCGACGATGCGATCGAGATCCTCGTAGTTGATCTTGTCGGCCGTGTCGCTCGGCTTGTGATAGTCCACGTGCGTGCCGGTGAAGAACGCCAGGCTGGGCACGCTGACGGCATTGAAACTGGCCACGTCGGTGGGCTGATACGGATCGTCCTGCAGCACCAGGTCGAACCCCGCGGCAACGTTGGCGCGCTCGAGCGCCGCGCGCCAGCCCGGACTGGTGCCCACCGCCTGCACGGTGAGCTTGTTGTCCTGCATCCGGCCCACCATGTCGAAGTTGAAGTACGCGGCCATCTGCTCCACCGGCACGGGCGGCGTGTTGACGAACGCGTTCGATCCGATGAGACCGATCTCCTCCGCGGACCAGAAGGCCAGCAGCACGTGGCGCGCGCGCTGCGCCTTCGACAGGTCACGCCCCGCCGCGAGCACCGCCGCCGTGCCGGACGCGTTGTCGTCGGCGCCGTGGTGAATCGCACCGGCGGCGTCCTTGGGTGCCAGCGAGTTGCCGTGGCTGCCGCGTCCCAGGTGATCGTAGTGCGCGCCGAGCACCACCCACGGCTTGGGCAGCGCGATGCGTGCCGTGGCCGGCAGATAGCCGGCAACGTTGAAACCTTCCTGCTTCTCGCGTACCACGTTGGTCTTCAGCGTCAGCGTCACGTCAGGCAACGCGAATCCCGTGGTGTGCGGATTGGCCGAATCGAACGACTGCTGGATCTCTTCGAGCGAGCCCTTGCCGGCGCCGGCGAAGAGACCCTTCGCGACGTTGCCCGAGATACTGGCGGCGACAATGCCCGAACCCGCGAGCGCCGTGTCGAAACTCATGGGAATCGTCTCGCCGGCGTTGGGCGAGCGCGGTCCCGTGACAACGAGCAGCGCCTTCGCGCCGCGCTGCCGTGCCTGCATCGCCTTGTAGCGCAGGTCGGCGTAGCGCGCCAGGATCGCGCGCGTTTTCTCGTCGGCGTCCTCGGGGAAGTACCGGAAGACGATGACGATCTTGTCCTTGACGTCGAGCGTGGCGTAACTGTCGTACCCGAAGTTCTGCGACGCGGGGATGACGAGGCCGTACCCCGCGAACACGACGGGGCCGCTCACCTCGCCGTTGTCCGAGAAGGACAACGCCTGCACGTCTGCCGGCGTGTCGAAGGTCTCGGCCGCAACACGTACCGCGGAGCCGCCGTCCTTCACGCCCGCCGTGAAGCTGAATGGCAGCCGGAAGTCCGCCTGCCCGGGCAACGGCTGCGCGCCCATCTTCTTCAGTTCGCTCACCAGGTAGTCGGCGGCCAGGCGTGCCCCTTCGGAGCCTGCCTGTCGTCCTGCCAGACGCTCGGAGGCGAGCACCTCGACGTCGGCGCGCGTGCGCGACGCCGTGGCGACGGCCTGGGCGGTAACCGGAAGGGGAGCAGCAACCAGTGCCGCCGCGACGAGTGACAGGGCGGCGTTGCGCGCGCGCAGGATGTTCATGACGATCTCAGTTCTTTCGTAGGGGGGCGTTGCGAATCGCGTCGAGCGCCTTCTCGTGGTTCCACCGGGCGAGGAAGATCTGCCCGGCGCCGCTGCCGCTGCGCGACGAGGTGAACGCGATCTGCGTGCCGTCGGGTGAGGGCACCGGCAGGCCGTCGAAGCCGTCGGTATAGGTGACGCGCACCGGCTCCTTCGTGCCGGCCGCATCGACGATGAAGATCTCGAAGTTCTCGAATCCGAGCTTGTTCGAGGCAAACAGGATGTACTCGCCTGAGGCGTGCATGTACGGTGCCCAGCTCATCGAGTTGAAGTTCGTGATCTGGCGCTTGTCGCTGCCATCGAGGTTCATCGTCCAGATGTCGGCGACAAGGCCCTGTTCGTCGAAGCGACGCCACAGGATCCTCTTGCCGTCGGGCGTGAAGAAGGGCCCGCCGTCGTACCCCGGCGCCGTTGTCAGCCGGCGCTGGTCCGAGCCGTCGGCCTTCATGATGTAGATCTCGCCGAACCAGCTCGGATCGGTAGCCAGTTGCTTCTGCTCGGTGTCGGACAGTTCGTGGTCGTACGCCGAGCGCGTGGAGGAGAACACGATCCACTGGCCGTCCGGTGAGTAGCCGGCCTCGGCGTCGTAACCGCGGACGTTGGTGAGGCGCGTCAGCGTCTTCGTGCCTTCGCTGTACGCGTAGATGTCCATCTCCGGGTCGTAGTCCCAGGCGTAGCGGCGCTCCTTGCCCGAGGCACGGAAGGCCAGCTCGTCGTCCTGGTACTGCTTCGATTTCGGATCGTGGTGCGTCGAGCCGAACAGGATCTGGTCGCTGCCCGGCCTGAAGAAGGCGCACGTCGTCTTGCCGATGCCGGGCGAGATGCGCGCAGTGTCGCCGGTGGCCAGGTCCATCGTGTAGATCTGGTAGAACGGGTTGCCCGGTTCGCGCTCGCTCTGGAACACGAGGCGCTTCCCGTCGGGCGACCAGTAGCCTTCGCCGGCCCGCCGCCCTTCCACCGTCAGCCGCCTGATGCGGCTCATGAAATCGCGTTCCTGGTAGCCGTCGGGCGCCTGCGCACCTGGAGCGGCGGAGGCCAACAACACGAAAACCAGGAGACGGGTCAGCAGAACTCTGTACACCCGGCCATTCTAGGGCAACGGGAGGGGGGACTACACTTCCCGATCATGCGCATCCTTGTTGTCACGCTTGCCCTGCTGGTCCCGCTCACGCTGTCTGCACAGGACCGCGCGAAGAACGTCGTCCTGTTCCTTGCCGACGCCGGCGGCCTCTCGACGATCGCGTCGGCGAGCCTGCACGCGCACGGCGAGCAGAATCGCCTGTTCCTCCAGCAGCTGCCGTACATCGGCCTGTCCGACACGACCAACGCCTCGTCACTGGTCACCGACTCCTCTGCCGGGATGACGGCCATCGTCACGGGCGTGCGTACGCACAGCGGCGTCGTCGCGCAGGGTGCGGATGCGGTGCGCGGCAAGCAGGATGGCACTCCGCTCAAGACCATCCTCGAATACGCCGAGGAACGCGGCCTGTCGACGGGCGTCATCTCGAACGATTCGTTGACCGGTGCCACGCCGGCATCGACCTACGCGCACGCGAACGACCGCGGCAAGTCTGCGGAGATCTTCCAGCAGGCGTTCGCACCACGCTTCGGCGACGGCGTCGACGTGATGATCGGGTCGGGACGGCCAGGCATCACGAAGGCCCTGTCGGCTGCCGGGCTCGATCTCGACGCACTCGGCCAACGGCACGGTCGGCCCATCCTGTCGTCGCTGGATCAGATCCCGCCAGACGCCAGCCGGACCATCGTGCTGTTCGAGACCAACACGTTCGACGTGATCGCGGCGATCGACGCCGCCCACCGCATCCTGTCGAAGAACCCGAAGGGGTACTTCCTGATGGTCGAGGTCGACACGCACACCAACAACCTGCGTGCGGGCCTGGATCGCATGGTCGTGATGGACAAGGCCGTCGAGCACACGTCGCGGCTCGTCGGCAGCGACACGCTGCTGCTCTTCACCGCCGATCACTCGTTCGACATCCAGGTGCGCGGCGGGCGGGTCGGCAACGAGTTCCTCGCGGGCGCCGATGACGCACAGGCGAAGGCCGCCGAGGAGAAGCGCCGCGACTTCCGCATCGACACGGTGCGCGTGGACAACGCGCACACGGGTGAACCGGTGGTCGTCGCAGCCCGGGGTCCGGGCGCCGCGCGCGTGAAGGGATTCATGAAGAACACCGACCTCTTCCGCGTGATGCTCGACGCCTTCGGCTGGACACCGTAAGGCGCACGCGTCACCCGGCGCCTGCGACATCTTGCCGCATGGTCATGCGAGCGATCGGCCGGTAGGCTGAGACTCACGAGCGCGCCTTCGTGTCGCGTCGCCCGCGAAAGCCGAGGAAGTCGGTGTACGTTCGACGAAAGACCTTCTGGGTCGCGGCCATATGGGCCGTGACCGCCGCCACGACCGCCGCGCAAACCGGGTCCCGGAGCCCCTCCGTTCCGGCACACGCACAGGCTCCGATGTCACCCCCGACGTCGCCGGTCGCCGTCGACGAACACGTGGTCGTCACCGGCACCGCTCCGGTGGCTCCGGTTTCGGTCGCCGTCGATCCTCGACAGCCGCGTCAGCCGATGCCGGCGCATGATGGCGCCGACTATCTCGACACGGTGGCCGGGTTCTCGACAGTCCGCAAGGGCGGTTCGGCCGGCGATCCCGTGTTCCGCGGCATGGCGGGCTCGCGCGTGTCGATTCTCGTGGACGACGCGTTGCTGCTCGGCGGGTGTTCCTCCAGGATGGATACGCCGACGGCGTACGTGTTCCCCGAGACCTTCGATCGCATCACCATCGTCAAGGGACCGCAGACCGTGAAGTACGGGGCGCCCGGCTCTGCGGCGACGGTACGCTTCGAGCGGGAGAGAACGCCCCTGTCTGCGCCGGGCTGGCTTGGTCAGGCCAGCGTGCTCGGAGGGAGCTGGGGCCGGAACGATCAGGTGGCAGACATCCGGGCGGGCACACCACGCTTCTACGTTCGCGCGGCCGGCAGCCGGTCGGCGATGGACGACTACAGCGGCGGCGGCGGAGAACCCGTTCACTCGCACTACCTGCGATGGAACGCCGATGTGGCCGCAGGCTGGACACCCGACGCGCGCACGCTGCTCGAAGTGAGTGCGGCGGGTAGCGATGGACGGGCAGCGTATGCCGACCGGGGCGTCGACGGATCGAAGTTCCTGCGCCAGGGCGTGGGCGTCCGCGGCGAGCGACAGCGGCCCGGCGCAGCCCTCGATCGCATCGAGGCGTCGGCCGCGTACAACTACATCGACCACGTGATGGACAACTACACGCTCCGACCGTTCGTGCCGACGGACATGGCGCCCGGCGGGTCGGCGATGAACCCCGATCGCACGACCTGGGGTGGCCGCGTCAACACGCGGTGGCTGGGCGTGCGTACGACCTGGGAGGTGGGCACGGACCTCCAGGTCAACACGCACTCGAACCGGTCGACGATGCGGCAGGACGTCACACCGTACGACAGTCTCCCGCGCGTCTCCGACGCCCGTTTCACATCAGCGGGAGCCTTCGTGGAAGGCAACCTCCAGGCGCGTCCAACGACAATGGCCGCGTTCGGCGCTCGCGTCGACCGCGCGACCGGTGAAGACCGTCGCGAGCGTCTCACTCTCGGGATGATGGGCCCCATGCTGGA contains these protein-coding regions:
- a CDS encoding GNAT family N-acetyltransferase codes for the protein MEIRRAVPDDAALLSQLAARTFTETFGHLYPPDDLRAFLDEAYAIKAQRGILADPDYAVWLLEHDGEAVGHAAAGPCGLPHREVASGDGELKRLYVVRGLQGTGHGTRLMQTAMDWLLRDGPRTLWLGVWSENVGAQRFYARYGFSKAGEYLFPVGRTRDREFILRREPQ
- a CDS encoding acyl--CoA ligase translates to MSSLSPLADAFAAVLRDRSGDTLLLAPSESRTLTAAHIDEHARRVASALAAQHLTRGHLVIACIGNTWAMPSVLLACLREGLPLMPVDKSTPPAQLRALASRWDAAAVLVPDAVDLRAPDDGADGVTLRRDVPVAEGVAAWRPHVMPTPGRHAPAAVLKLTSGSTGEPRVTCSEERHLIADVQQIADAMDIGPRTRQLGVIPLSHSYGFSNLLLPLLWQGSPLLLRQQFVPTQVGPDIIDGALATLAGVPFMFEHLARHQALPPLPSLRLVLSAGARLPFETVTAFHTVTGLKVRSFYGSSETGGICFDANDALDPRVPVGQAMGDTHVELVADPDAPEGSGRVRVSGPAVIDRYAGDTDDRVDGAYLTGDYARMDADGTVVLTGRLPSFVNVAGRKVQPQEVEAAIRALPGVRDAVAVGIDDSVRGQALAACVESDHPWDARTLREALAPHLAPHKLPRVVIAVQQLPLTDRGKIDRAAVIGALSKTNA
- a CDS encoding glycosyltransferase family 2 protein codes for the protein MKVCALVPAFNEARAVGDVVRGAIAHVDRVLVVDDGSTDGTGDVAAAAGAEVMRLDANSGKGTAIRAGLSRILQGDVTHVLFMDGDMQHRPQEIPALLAEAERSGAAMVIGERVFVREEMPASRYWANVIGSWALATLMGVDLADTQSGFRVMRTDVLRQIPIEATGYEFETEMIVKLARRGARIARVPIRAVYAGQSSKIRPVRDTTRNIVLALVYRFLRPSGKDRR
- a CDS encoding DUF2062 domain-containing protein; the encoded protein is MTTAPLAGSSRALSRASRLQRALHTLRTEGDTRIRESLAVGLGLTIGCTPFWGIHLALCWLLGLMFRLNRLKMYLAANVINPLIIPALLYAEVQAGAVIRRGSALTLSWDMLGRDRVWSFGADLLVGSLVVGVIVGAIGAFVTYLLRRPASDPFLQVLVRRASDRYLDSGITAWEFARGKLSGDPVYAAALGSTFSGATGTLLDIGCGQGLTLALVAEAQATAAQGEWDTTRPAPPAFSRLVGVESRRRVSQIAARALEHEAEITSADARDHGLPNADVVLLFDVLHMMPDDDQRTLLRAVRATLAPTGRLLVREADTDAGWRFAMVRLGNALKALVTGNWRQRFAFRSQREWRALLEEEGFTPHVQPMAEGTPFANVLITASPRS
- a CDS encoding lysophospholipid acyltransferase family protein, which translates into the protein MNTQAPVRWVSHRLNGTFIVGGSYLGSRYAPLPISWPVAHAGAWLVSRLMPSVRDAIVDNLRAVFPHETERQLRRRAYRTCHTYTDDWMDFMRALSWSRETVLERFSYERSDRLRDALSAGRGAILVTGHFGNWEAGAVLMKALGVPLSVVAMPEPDPTVNAIRHRVREELEADTIEVRQSLDTPLQIRRRLSEGRAVAMLMDRHVGRDRVPVTMFGRRAHFLGAPALLAYLTGAPLVPIFLVREGRGRFRARPQDPILLDRTADRDEQVHRAAQRMATLLEREIAARPDCWYQFYRYWDTQGDVPADDAQAASSIEATPTAMRDVP
- a CDS encoding metal-dependent hydrolase, whose protein sequence is MDPVSHLLFARMVAALRPARDLPRGVVAATVLGGIAPDVDAAIMAVGWDVYLRWHDAGTHALAGTPLVALATGAFVRTWAPSTSLVGLTFAAWLGVLSHVFFDLYSGAGIRLLWPVSDRLISAPIAAMADPGALVVLLVGAFALWVWPRVPRTAAALVMALLAVVSAARLTTRAWATSAYEQAASAVGAATDAVAIEAEWGSVAGWAFFDRTTDGRIRAWSIDGWTGEARLRFDIPPERHTPFAQASLADFATAHNFVPTHQFAFAAERHNEDGSRVVFWSDARFCWDPSERYDAQEDVPHQDVRPATGPVRCALWFGGSYDADQRPVEALVWLGGHLQRRSPRRWMME